TTAGGTACTGAACATCTTCCGGATATCGGGCATACAAAGAATTCTCTTTTTTTAATTGTTCAGAACGACTAATCATGTAAAGGTTCTCAATGGAAACGTTTTGCCTGTTGCCATCCTTAAACTGAATATTATAACCAGGAGGGATTTCTCCATTATGCTCAACCCATACAAGCCGATGTTTAAGTTCAAAGACATTCGGTTCAGCAGTTTTCACTTCAATGTAACCGTCACGAGTTATGCGTTCATAACCGACTGGTTTATGATTTTTGGGGATATGTCCTTTCTTAAATCGAGTAGCTTTCGTTTTTGCCAATTGTTCCTCTGACATATATTCCGTTTGCTTACGTCCCTTGTTCATCGGTTGGTGGCCTTTGGGAAAGAAACTTTTAGAAGCGCATTGAAATTTAAACTCTTTAGATTTAAAGAGCCGTAATTTAAATGCAATTCTATTTACAGCAGAATAAGTGGTACCTAATATCTGTGCTATTTCCTCATTAGTATGATTGGAATATAACTTTTTCAATTTATCAAGCCTCTCACTATTCCAAAACGAGATTCTCGGAGAGCGCCTAAGTTTTCGAATCAAGGCCTTTGTTTTAACAGCACTAAGTGTTTTATCAAGACGCCTAGCAAGTTCTTTTAAATCAGCAGTCGGGTACTCACTGTCAAGTATAGCAAGTTGTTCGTCAGTCCACGTTTTCATAAGTGCGTCAATAAAGAGAGGAAACCACTAGGCTTCCTCTGTGTTATCGTTATTTAGTTCTTTCAGTCTTTCTTTGAGCTTCTTTTCTTTCTTATCATATGAATCCGCAAGTTTCTTAGAGAGCGCTTTGAAATCATCCGGATATTGTTCTGCAAAAAGGATTTTCTGACACTTTTGCAAATAGGAGTAGAAATTCACATTATTCGATGATAAGCATTCAGCAATAAAGGCTCTATACCATTGGTGTCGGTCAGCTTGGTTGTTCTTGACATAATTTACAAAATCACTCTCACCATTCCATTTTTTTAAATTCAGTTTTTCAAGATAAGTACTGCTACAACCGCTAAGAACCAGCACATCAAAAACAAGTTGTTCATTTTCAGAGAATTCTTTTGTTCTCTGATAATATGTTTTCTCTTGCGCCCACTTGCGCATTTCTTCAGCAGACTTCTCCTTGACTATATCCTTCGCTCTTTTTAATTGGGCGTTTATTTTTTCCCTTTCTATCTCTTTTAGATCGGCAACGGCGGAAGTAGAGGAAGCCGTTTCTTTTCTAACATAATAGAAACTAACGTTAAATTCGGGAGAATAATGTCCAAAAAATGAAAGACAACGATAAACTTCTCCATCTTCAAGCATTTTCAAAGTGCGTTCATCATCTTCTGAATACCAGCACTTACATCTAAAGA
This portion of the Bacteroides acidifaciens genome encodes:
- a CDS encoding HNH endonuclease signature motif containing protein — its product is MKTWTDEQLAILDSEYPTADLKELARRLDKTLSAVKTKALIRKLRRSPRISFWNSERLDKLKKLYSNHTNEEIAQILGTTYSAVNRIAFKLRLFKSKEFKFQCASKSFFPKGHQPMNKGRKQTEYMSEEQLAKTKATRFKKGHIPKNHKPVGYERITRDGYIEVKTAEPNVFELKHRLVWVEHNGEIPPGYNIQFKDGNRQNVSIENLYMISRSEQLKKENSLYARYPEDVQYLIKLKGALNRQINKVTKKNES